A stretch of the Candidatus Methylomirabilota bacterium genome encodes the following:
- a CDS encoding ABC transporter permease has product MSSLAERSATLRPVDGLRAEWTRTWAFAHRNLVMARRNVFFVFELAFWPGVAMLSHGLLTRFLELTPQMTAFILAGTVALSTVQVCQLDVAYVVLFDIWSKSMKHQFLTPTEVRHLAIGSWLVGVGRGLVVFALMAAIGSRFFGFDFLGAGPLSLARFLLGCFLCSLIIGLGVCALVVLFGTRAETSAWATVNLLVMLSGIYYPVSVLPGWAQAVSRAIPLTYFLDDFRTGYGFPSAFAHPLVLGFGLAAVYLVLAHWAFAAAITRSRRTGLLLKLSE; this is encoded by the coding sequence TTGAGCTCGCTCGCTGAGCGGAGCGCCACGCTTCGCCCGGTCGACGGCCTCCGCGCGGAGTGGACGCGGACCTGGGCCTTCGCGCATCGGAACCTCGTGATGGCGCGGCGGAACGTGTTCTTCGTCTTCGAGCTGGCGTTCTGGCCGGGCGTGGCCATGCTCTCTCACGGCCTCCTCACGCGGTTCCTCGAGCTCACGCCTCAGATGACCGCGTTCATCCTGGCCGGAACGGTGGCGCTCTCCACGGTCCAGGTGTGCCAGTTGGATGTGGCCTATGTCGTGCTCTTCGACATCTGGTCGAAGTCGATGAAGCATCAATTCCTCACCCCGACGGAGGTCCGCCATCTCGCCATCGGCTCGTGGCTGGTCGGGGTGGGGCGAGGCCTCGTGGTATTCGCGCTGATGGCGGCGATCGGCTCGCGCTTCTTCGGCTTCGACTTCCTCGGGGCGGGCCCGCTGAGCCTCGCGCGGTTCCTCCTCGGCTGCTTTCTCTGCTCGCTGATCATCGGCCTCGGCGTGTGCGCACTCGTGGTCCTCTTCGGCACGCGGGCGGAGACCTCCGCGTGGGCCACCGTGAACCTGCTCGTGATGCTCTCCGGCATTTACTATCCCGTCTCGGTGCTCCCGGGCTGGGCGCAAGCGGTGTCGAGGGCGATCCCGCTCACGTACTTCCTCGACGACTTCCGCACGGGCTATGGCTTCCCGAGCGCCTTCGCCCATCCGCTCGTATTGGGCTTCGGCCTCGCCGCGGTCTATCTCGTCCTCGCCCACTGGGCCTTCGCCGCCGCCATCACGCGGTCGCGGCGGACCGGGCTGCTCCTCAAGCTCTCAGAGTGA
- a CDS encoding high-affinity nickel-transport family protein has product MSDPLTGSALSAVALGLLLGVQHATDADHVVAIATIVSRTHRFGAGALIGIFWGLGHTLTIAAVGAAIILFRVTLTPTAGLAMEFAVAVMLVILGIARLALALRGVRAVPSEHLVEPHRHDAAPAFHSHVHAHGALVHRHPHVRPSARLAAALGGVGLGQAVRSTLIGVVHGLAGSAAVALLALSTIADPYLAVGYLLVLGVGTIAGMTAITGLMALPFTVGAGWLARWQRALALGTGALSLGLGLYLGFHVGVVDRLFR; this is encoded by the coding sequence GTGAGCGATCCCCTGACGGGCTCGGCGCTGTCGGCGGTCGCGCTGGGTCTCCTCCTCGGTGTCCAGCACGCGACCGACGCCGACCACGTCGTCGCGATCGCGACCATCGTGAGCCGGACGCACCGCTTCGGAGCGGGCGCGCTGATCGGTATCTTCTGGGGGCTCGGCCACACGCTGACGATCGCCGCGGTGGGGGCGGCCATCATCCTCTTTCGGGTCACATTGACGCCGACGGCTGGCCTCGCGATGGAGTTTGCCGTCGCCGTCATGCTCGTGATCCTGGGCATCGCGCGCCTGGCCCTCGCGCTACGGGGCGTGCGCGCCGTCCCCTCCGAGCATCTCGTCGAGCCCCACCGTCACGACGCCGCGCCCGCCTTCCACAGCCACGTCCACGCGCACGGCGCCCTCGTGCATCGGCACCCCCACGTGCGCCCCTCTGCTCGCCTGGCGGCGGCGCTTGGCGGCGTGGGACTCGGCCAGGCGGTCCGCTCCACGCTGATCGGGGTGGTGCACGGCCTGGCGGGGAGCGCGGCGGTGGCGCTGTTGGCGCTCAGCACCATCGCGGACCCGTACCTCGCGGTGGGCTATTTGCTGGTGTTAGGGGTGGGGACGATCGCGGGCATGACCGCGATCACGGGACTGATGGCGCTGCCCTTCACGGTGGGCGCCGGCTGGCTCGCGCGCTGGCAGCGCGCGCTCGCCCTGGGGACGGGCGCGCTGTCACTGGGCCTCGGGCTCTACCTCGGCTTCCACGTGGGCGTGGTCGACCGCCTCTTTCGCTGA
- a CDS encoding transketolase C-terminal domain-containing protein, producing the protein MPGKSSRAAFGEALLDLGAKDERIVTLDADLSKSTMTAKFAKTHPGRAFNVGIAESTMIGMAAGLALSGRVPFACSFACFLVGRFETIRVSVAYTQAPVKLVGTHVGVAIGEDGYTQMGLEDMACLRALPNIPIVQPADEIETKQAIAWAVEYPGPVYLRLTRQNLENVHGDGFRFQFGRAEVLRPGTDVSILATGGPLWNALEAAKRLESEGIHAEVLNVATIKPLDEETILRSAGKTGHVVTVEDHSVSGGLGGAVAEMLSEVMPTPLRKLAVTGFGESGDQKGLYAKHGLDAAGITASVKKFLSR; encoded by the coding sequence ATGCCGGGCAAGTCTTCGCGGGCCGCGTTCGGAGAGGCGCTCCTCGATCTCGGCGCCAAGGACGAGCGGATCGTCACGCTCGACGCCGACCTCTCGAAGTCGACGATGACGGCGAAGTTCGCCAAGACTCATCCCGGTCGCGCGTTCAATGTCGGCATCGCCGAGTCGACCATGATCGGTATGGCGGCGGGGCTCGCTCTCTCCGGGCGCGTGCCCTTTGCCTGCTCGTTCGCCTGCTTCCTGGTGGGCCGCTTCGAGACCATCCGCGTCTCCGTGGCCTACACCCAGGCGCCGGTGAAGCTGGTGGGGACGCATGTGGGCGTGGCCATCGGCGAGGACGGCTACACGCAGATGGGCCTCGAGGACATGGCCTGTCTGCGCGCGCTCCCGAACATCCCGATCGTACAGCCCGCCGACGAGATCGAGACGAAGCAGGCGATCGCGTGGGCCGTCGAGTATCCCGGGCCCGTCTATCTCCGGCTCACCCGCCAGAACCTGGAGAACGTACACGGGGACGGCTTCCGGTTCCAGTTCGGACGCGCCGAGGTGCTGCGGCCGGGCACGGACGTATCCATCCTCGCCACGGGCGGCCCGCTGTGGAACGCCCTGGAGGCGGCGAAGCGGCTCGAGTCCGAGGGCATTCACGCCGAGGTACTGAACGTGGCCACCATCAAGCCACTCGACGAGGAGACCATCCTCCGCTCGGCGGGGAAGACCGGCCACGTCGTCACCGTGGAGGACCACAGCGTATCGGGCGGCCTGGGCGGCGCGGTCGCGGAGATGCTGTCCGAGGTGATGCCGACCCCGCTGCGCAAGCTCGCGGTGACCGGGTTCGGCGAGTCGGGCGACCAGAAGGGCCTCTACGCCAAGCACGGCCTCGACGCGGCCGGCATCACCGCCAGCGTGAAGAAGTTCCTCTCTCGCTAG
- a CDS encoding transketolase, with protein sequence MTKPDLGQLQQIARESRVQIIRMLTHAGSGHPGGSLSVIDILTVLYFSRMRYDAKQPLWEDRDRLVLSKGHCVPAQYVCMARAGYFPESALLTLRKLGSPLQGHPDRVALPGIEAATGSLGQGLSISVGMALGLKLAGKSSRVYCIVGDGEIQEGQVWEAAMSGPKVGAPDHHIDNLCTILDYNGIQLDDHVKKILDIEPIVDKWKAFNWAVIEIDGHDFGQIEKALDQAEAIKGKPVFIVAHTVKGKGVSYMEDNPEWHGKAPSPAEAVRAVREILGLPASGGEPPAWAAPILAELAAMEKK encoded by the coding sequence ATGACGAAGCCGGATCTCGGCCAGCTGCAACAAATCGCGCGGGAGTCGCGCGTGCAGATCATCCGGATGCTCACCCACGCCGGCTCCGGTCATCCCGGCGGCTCCCTGTCGGTGATCGACATCTTGACCGTCCTCTATTTTTCCCGGATGCGCTACGACGCGAAGCAGCCGCTGTGGGAGGACCGCGACCGGCTCGTCCTCTCGAAGGGCCACTGCGTGCCCGCGCAGTACGTGTGCATGGCCAGGGCGGGCTACTTTCCCGAGAGCGCGCTCCTGACGCTGCGCAAGCTCGGGAGCCCGCTCCAGGGGCATCCGGACCGGGTGGCCCTGCCCGGCATCGAAGCGGCCACGGGCTCGCTCGGTCAGGGGCTCTCGATCTCGGTCGGCATGGCCCTGGGGCTCAAGCTTGCCGGCAAGAGCTCGCGGGTCTACTGCATCGTAGGCGACGGCGAGATCCAGGAGGGCCAGGTGTGGGAGGCGGCGATGTCCGGGCCGAAGGTGGGCGCCCCCGATCATCACATCGACAACCTCTGCACGATCCTCGACTACAACGGCATCCAGCTCGACGACCACGTCAAGAAGATCCTGGACATCGAGCCGATCGTCGACAAGTGGAAGGCGTTCAACTGGGCGGTGATCGAGATCGACGGCCACGACTTCGGGCAGATCGAGAAGGCGCTCGACCAGGCCGAGGCCATCAAGGGCAAGCCGGTGTTCATCGTGGCTCACACCGTGAAGGGCAAGGGCGTGTCGTACATGGAAGACAACCCCGAGTGGCACGGTAAGGCGCCCAGCCCCGCGGAGGCCGTGCGCGCCGTCCGCGAGATCCTCGGGCTCCCCGCCAGCGGCGGCGAGCCGCCCGCGTGGGCCGCGCCTATCCTCGCCGAGCTCGCCGCCATGGAGAAGAAGTGA
- a CDS encoding rhodanese-like domain-containing protein, translating to MRGALAALVAALAFVGLGAAPAGDPDVPERYISVDEAKALLDLKQPVGFVDVRSPEQFDELHIAGARNIFLREFPRRLSEVSRTDFIVLY from the coding sequence GTGAGAGGCGCGCTCGCCGCACTCGTCGCCGCGCTGGCGTTCGTGGGCCTGGGCGCCGCGCCCGCCGGCGACCCCGACGTGCCGGAGCGGTACATCTCGGTGGACGAGGCCAAGGCCCTGCTCGATCTCAAGCAGCCGGTCGGCTTCGTGGACGTGCGCAGCCCCGAGCAGTTCGACGAGCTCCACATCGCCGGCGCCCGCAACATCTTCCTGCGCGAGTTCCCGCGGCGGCTGTCCGAGGTCTCGCGCACGGACTTCATCGTCCTCTACTGA
- the glp gene encoding gephyrin-like molybdotransferase Glp: MISVADAQARILAQITTVAPPHIVPVPAALGRVLAEDLRAPIDVPPTDNSAVDGYAVAHAVIPWGERRELMVVGELAAGGVFEGVVGPGHALRIMTGAPIPAGADTVYPQEVVERAGTRITVGPIEHGVNTRGRGEDVRAGSVVVPAGSVLRPQELGVAASLGFPQILVRQRPRVAILSTGDEVVEPGETRKPGQIFDSNRFSLHGLVEAAGGTVTDYGIVPDLQDVLHARLTEAARAADIVLTSGGVSVGDYDLVKAVLQEAGGIDFWQVAMQPGRPLAVGRIGAAHFFGLPGNPVASMLTFSLFVRPALWKLAGRRELVPPRFHAVATEAMRKREGRREFKRGILEYVDDQWRVRTTGPQGSGILSSMAQGNCFIVIEEERGDVRAGDRVWVEPFQ; the protein is encoded by the coding sequence ATGATCTCGGTCGCGGACGCGCAGGCGCGCATCCTCGCGCAGATCACGACGGTGGCGCCGCCGCACATCGTCCCCGTCCCCGCCGCGCTCGGCCGCGTGCTCGCCGAGGACCTCCGCGCGCCCATCGACGTGCCCCCCACCGACAACTCCGCGGTGGACGGCTATGCGGTGGCCCATGCGGTCATCCCATGGGGCGAACGGCGGGAGCTGATGGTGGTGGGCGAGCTGGCCGCCGGCGGCGTGTTCGAGGGCGTCGTCGGTCCCGGCCACGCCCTGCGTATCATGACCGGCGCGCCCATACCGGCCGGTGCCGACACCGTGTATCCGCAGGAGGTCGTCGAGCGCGCAGGTACGCGCATCACGGTGGGGCCCATCGAGCACGGCGTCAACACGCGCGGCCGTGGCGAGGACGTCCGCGCGGGGAGCGTGGTCGTCCCGGCGGGATCGGTGCTGCGCCCGCAGGAGCTGGGCGTGGCCGCGTCGCTCGGCTTCCCGCAGATCCTGGTGCGGCAGCGGCCGCGCGTGGCCATCCTCTCCACCGGCGACGAGGTGGTCGAGCCCGGCGAGACGCGCAAGCCCGGCCAGATCTTCGACTCCAACCGCTTCTCCCTGCACGGGCTCGTGGAGGCGGCGGGCGGGACGGTGACGGACTACGGGATCGTGCCGGACCTCCAGGACGTCCTCCACGCGCGGCTCACCGAGGCGGCGCGGGCCGCCGACATCGTGCTCACGTCCGGCGGCGTGTCGGTCGGCGACTACGATCTCGTGAAGGCGGTGCTACAGGAGGCGGGCGGCATCGACTTCTGGCAGGTGGCGATGCAGCCGGGGCGTCCCCTCGCCGTCGGGCGTATCGGCGCCGCGCACTTCTTCGGCCTGCCCGGCAACCCGGTGGCGTCGATGCTCACGTTCAGCCTCTTCGTCCGCCCCGCGCTGTGGAAGCTCGCGGGCCGGCGCGAACTCGTCCCGCCCCGCTTCCACGCGGTGGCCACCGAGGCCATGCGCAAGCGCGAGGGGCGCCGCGAGTTCAAGCGCGGCATTCTCGAGTACGTGGACGATCAGTGGCGGGTCCGCACCACCGGGCCGCAGGGCTCGGGCATCCTCTCGTCGATGGCGCAGGGGAATTGCTTCATCGTCATCGAGGAGGAGCGAGGCGACGTGCGCGCGGGTGACCGCGTGTGGGTGGAGCCCTTTCAGTGA
- a CDS encoding RDD family protein translates to MNETLDSSPEIDLVYAAAAPSRPAGFWRRGVALVLDYVFLVLMMGVAGGIVTALWGETGRSTRVANAALTAFRWFLPLLYAVLFHWLWGQTMGKIVVGGRVVTLDGGSLSLSRAIGRTLAWVVAALPLGLGLALAAARRDRRGLHDLLAGTRVERV, encoded by the coding sequence ATGAATGAGACGCTCGACTCCTCGCCCGAGATCGACCTGGTCTACGCGGCGGCGGCACCATCGCGGCCGGCCGGCTTCTGGCGCCGCGGCGTGGCGCTGGTCCTCGACTACGTCTTCCTCGTGCTCATGATGGGCGTAGCCGGTGGCATCGTCACCGCGCTGTGGGGCGAGACGGGTCGGAGCACCCGCGTGGCCAACGCCGCGCTCACCGCCTTCCGGTGGTTCCTCCCGCTGCTCTACGCGGTGCTGTTCCACTGGCTCTGGGGGCAGACCATGGGCAAGATCGTCGTCGGCGGGCGCGTGGTCACCCTCGACGGCGGCAGCCTCTCGCTCTCGCGCGCCATCGGTCGCACGCTGGCCTGGGTCGTCGCCGCGCTGCCCCTCGGTCTCGGGCTCGCCCTGGCCGCGGCGCGCCGGGACCGCCGCGGGCTCCACGATCTCCTGGCGGGCACGCGCGTCGAGCGCGTCTGA
- a CDS encoding DUF309 domain-containing protein: MALPLPLRNRLADLVLDALHDADAREGLRALAAVCADPRAPEAARLPARFPLEFFERGAGGLAVRSGFAAHARELAERAEAAWQTVGKRALGPAAPSLAETLDAAGALFDAGLYFEVHELLEPCWFRALGREREALQGLIQIAVGFQHLVNGNRRGALGLLHDGAVKAAAGALADRSLADFAAGARRCGAALAAHGDGAPFDLTLIPTFPRAGAAR, encoded by the coding sequence GTGGCCTTGCCGCTGCCCCTGCGCAACCGCCTCGCCGACCTGGTCCTCGACGCGCTTCACGACGCCGACGCCCGCGAGGGCCTGCGCGCGCTCGCCGCGGTCTGCGCGGACCCGCGCGCCCCCGAGGCCGCGCGCCTGCCCGCGCGCTTCCCGCTGGAATTCTTCGAGCGCGGCGCGGGGGGTCTGGCGGTGCGGAGCGGCTTCGCCGCGCACGCGCGCGAGCTGGCCGAGCGGGCGGAGGCGGCGTGGCAAACCGTGGGCAAGCGCGCGCTCGGCCCCGCGGCGCCGTCGCTCGCGGAGACCCTCGATGCCGCCGGGGCGCTCTTCGACGCCGGGCTGTACTTCGAGGTGCACGAGCTGCTCGAGCCGTGCTGGTTCCGCGCGCTGGGGCGGGAGCGCGAGGCGCTGCAGGGGCTCATCCAGATCGCGGTCGGCTTCCAGCATCTCGTCAACGGCAATCGGCGCGGCGCCCTCGGCCTGCTCCACGACGGCGCGGTCAAGGCCGCCGCCGGGGCGCTCGCCGATCGGTCCCTCGCGGATTTCGCCGCGGGCGCGCGGCGCTGCGGCGCCGCTCTCGCCGCGCACGGCGACGGCGCGCCCTTCGACCTCACGCTCATCCCGACGTTCCCCCGCGCGGGCGCGGCGCGGTGA
- a CDS encoding short-chain dehydrogenase/reductase, protein MDLGLGGKTALVTGGSKGIGLAAARGLAAEGARVMIAARDATVLGRAAKDIEAATGRPVETAAVDLSTLEGVRALVADAVTRLGRLDILVNNAGAIKGGDFLTTPDEEWLRGWSLKLLGYIRMAREALPAMRRQGRGRIINVVGAAARNPAPSYMMGGAANAALINFTKALADLGARDGVLVTGVSPGPVKTERWDTLVRQQAEAAGEDVFAFEKARSAEYPLGRIALPEEVADLIVFLASERATFLTGITITVDGGITRGVFL, encoded by the coding sequence ATGGATCTGGGACTCGGCGGCAAGACGGCCCTGGTGACGGGCGGCAGCAAGGGCATCGGCCTCGCGGCGGCGCGCGGCCTGGCCGCGGAGGGCGCGCGCGTGATGATCGCCGCGCGCGACGCGACCGTGCTCGGGCGCGCCGCCAAGGACATCGAAGCGGCGACGGGGCGCCCCGTGGAGACGGCGGCGGTGGATCTGTCCACGCTCGAGGGTGTCCGCGCGCTGGTGGCGGACGCCGTCACGCGCCTCGGGCGTCTGGATATCCTCGTGAACAACGCGGGCGCCATCAAGGGCGGCGACTTTCTCACGACGCCTGACGAGGAATGGCTCCGCGGCTGGAGCCTGAAGCTGCTCGGCTACATCCGGATGGCGCGCGAAGCGCTCCCCGCCATGCGGCGGCAGGGACGCGGCCGCATCATCAACGTGGTGGGCGCGGCCGCGCGCAATCCTGCTCCCAGCTACATGATGGGAGGCGCCGCCAACGCCGCGCTCATCAACTTCACCAAGGCGCTCGCCGATCTGGGCGCGCGCGACGGCGTGCTCGTGACGGGCGTGTCGCCGGGGCCGGTGAAGACGGAGCGCTGGGACACGCTGGTGAGGCAGCAGGCGGAGGCGGCGGGAGAGGACGTGTTCGCATTTGAGAAAGCACGAAGCGCGGAGTATCCGCTCGGGCGCATCGCACTGCCGGAAGAAGTCGCCGATCTGATCGTGTTCCTCGCCTCCGAACGCGCAACTTTCTTGACCGGAATTACGATCACCGTCGATGGCGGCATCACACGCGGGGTGTTCTTGTGA
- a CDS encoding RNA-binding protein, translated as MPAKLFVGNLSFQATEEDLRELFQQAGVVDSVRIVTDQFTGRPRGFGFVEMASKEEASKAIEMLNGRLFRDRNLVVDEARPQPARGGGGSRPDRGPRPGGGPGGGGGWRR; from the coding sequence ATGCCCGCTAAGCTGTTTGTAGGCAATCTGTCCTTCCAGGCGACCGAAGAGGACCTGCGCGAGCTGTTTCAGCAAGCGGGCGTCGTCGACTCGGTCCGTATCGTCACCGACCAGTTCACGGGCCGCCCCCGAGGGTTCGGGTTCGTGGAGATGGCCAGCAAGGAAGAGGCGTCCAAGGCCATAGAAATGCTGAACGGCCGGCTCTTCCGGGACCGGAACCTCGTCGTGGACGAGGCCCGGCCACAGCCCGCCCGGGGGGGAGGCGGTTCGCGGCCCGATCGCGGCCCGCGGCCCGGCGGGGGCCCCGGGGGCGGAGGCGGCTGGCGCCGCTAG
- a CDS encoding radical SAM protein: MERTRSSTARTIPGIPAPGFARRIGEVVDSRRSATFQELQSVELVNRLKPGPGGGGMPFGWTVNPYRGCEVGCVYCYARPTHEYLGHADPAEFESRIYVKRAEPGRLHEALKKARESGEEIAIGTATDPYQPADGRFRITRDVLRAIARVRGLRVGITTKCASITRDLDLLAEIAASSELIVNISLISLDADLLRAIEPRAPRPDLRLGAMRALTGARVSVRLFVMPILPGITDGEPGLRELLAAARAAGAREAVWNVLFLRGSARGFFLDYVRREMPWLSARYEALYAQGTRAQAEYRGIVEGRVERLAREVGLGGLTREDRIRREAVPAPPRQLELVW; this comes from the coding sequence ATGGAGAGGACTCGCTCCAGCACGGCGCGCACCATCCCGGGCATCCCGGCCCCGGGCTTCGCCCGGCGCATCGGTGAGGTCGTGGACAGCCGGCGCTCCGCCACGTTCCAGGAACTCCAGAGCGTGGAGCTGGTGAATCGCCTCAAGCCAGGCCCGGGCGGAGGCGGTATGCCGTTCGGCTGGACGGTGAACCCCTACCGCGGCTGCGAGGTGGGCTGCGTCTACTGCTACGCGCGCCCCACGCACGAATATCTCGGCCACGCCGATCCGGCGGAGTTCGAGTCACGGATCTACGTCAAGCGCGCGGAGCCGGGGCGGCTCCACGAGGCGCTGAAGAAGGCGCGCGAGAGCGGCGAGGAGATCGCCATCGGCACCGCCACCGATCCGTATCAGCCGGCGGACGGCCGCTTCCGTATCACCAGAGATGTCCTGCGGGCGATCGCGCGCGTGCGCGGGCTCCGCGTGGGCATCACCACCAAGTGCGCCTCCATCACGCGGGATCTCGACCTCCTCGCGGAGATCGCGGCGAGCTCCGAGCTGATCGTCAACATCTCCCTGATCAGCCTCGACGCGGATCTCCTTCGCGCGATCGAGCCGCGCGCGCCGCGCCCGGATCTTCGCCTCGGCGCCATGCGCGCCCTCACCGGGGCCCGGGTGTCGGTGCGCCTCTTCGTCATGCCTATTCTGCCCGGCATCACCGACGGCGAGCCGGGGCTGCGCGAGCTGCTCGCCGCGGCCCGGGCCGCGGGGGCGCGTGAGGCGGTGTGGAACGTCCTCTTCCTGCGCGGTAGCGCGCGGGGCTTCTTCCTGGACTACGTGCGCCGCGAGATGCCGTGGCTCAGCGCGCGCTACGAGGCGCTCTACGCGCAGGGGACGCGCGCGCAGGCCGAGTATCGCGGGATCGTCGAGGGCCGCGTGGAGCGGCTGGCCCGCGAGGTCGGGCTCGGCGGCCTCACCCGCGAGGACCGCATCCGGCGCGAGGCGGTGCCGGCGCCGCCGCGTCAGCTCGAGCTGGTCTGGTAG
- a CDS encoding DNA polymerase domain-containing protein: MSAIPLPFYGNPLLFGRDDTPSLLAFAPGDTTVRVYARREGAVSTVEESFRPFILLAEADLLDGLPGERELIALAGEGVYRWLATFPSWSQAEKAREQCRRVSGRSPGDPQGPYLFLGDPVHQYLLRTGRTSFRGMALSDLRRLALDIEVLTTPGFEFPNAAREGDRIIAIALADSTGWSTVLSGAEMDEQELLRACGRLIAERDPDVIEGHNIFRFDLEYLEARARRHRVALAWGRDASTLRGYASRMQVAERTIAYRRYGVAGRHIVDTWMLAQLYDVAARNLDSYGLKDVARHFGVAAPARTYLPAEDIPRVFAEDPARLMAYARDDVLETLGLSAILSPPYFVQAQALPFDYESVVLRGNATKIDALLLREYLHRGQAVPRAGAGRSVMGGFTAVYQQGVARNVLHVDVTSLYPSLMLGQSIMPAGDALGIFGAMLGDLREFRVSAKRLAREATSEADRLLLGALQQTFKILINSFYGYLGTGFGHWNDFEAANRVTGEGRRLVTGLVDRLGALGATVIEVDTDGIYFVPPDALAAPEAEDELLARLGETFPEWIQLELGGRYPAMLSYKMKNYVLLDPAGKLLIKGSGLRSRGIELFQRQWMEEMFRLLLTGRRDEIAALNRRWEEDFVARRVPVRQFMKTETLQESPGAYQEKVAAGTRNPGAAYELALRAERPYQAGDQVSYYVTGEGVRVKVNEAAKLAAAWDPAAPDENTAYYVAKLRELAEKFLPFVAREGLAVVVEEPEEVEEAGPVQTSLDFGN, translated from the coding sequence TTGAGCGCGATCCCGCTGCCGTTCTACGGCAATCCCCTCCTCTTCGGCCGCGACGACACCCCGAGCCTCCTCGCTTTCGCGCCCGGCGACACCACCGTGCGCGTCTACGCGCGCCGGGAGGGCGCCGTCTCCACCGTGGAGGAGTCCTTTCGCCCCTTCATCCTCCTTGCCGAGGCGGACCTCCTGGACGGGCTCCCGGGCGAGCGCGAGCTGATCGCCCTCGCCGGCGAGGGTGTCTACCGCTGGCTTGCGACCTTCCCCTCGTGGAGCCAGGCCGAGAAAGCACGCGAGCAGTGCCGCCGGGTCTCCGGCCGCTCGCCGGGCGATCCCCAGGGGCCCTATCTCTTCCTGGGCGATCCCGTCCATCAATACTTGCTCCGCACGGGGCGCACCTCGTTCCGGGGCATGGCTCTGAGCGACCTCCGGCGCCTCGCGCTGGACATCGAGGTGTTGACCACGCCGGGCTTCGAGTTCCCCAACGCCGCGCGCGAGGGCGACCGGATCATCGCGATCGCCCTCGCCGACTCCACTGGCTGGTCCACCGTCCTGTCGGGCGCCGAGATGGACGAGCAAGAGCTCCTGCGCGCGTGCGGCCGGCTCATCGCGGAGCGCGACCCCGATGTGATCGAGGGCCACAATATCTTCCGCTTCGACCTGGAGTACCTCGAGGCGCGCGCCCGCCGCCACCGTGTGGCGCTGGCGTGGGGGCGCGACGCCTCGACGCTGCGCGGGTACGCCTCGCGCATGCAGGTGGCGGAGCGGACGATCGCGTACCGGCGCTACGGCGTGGCGGGACGGCACATCGTGGACACGTGGATGCTCGCCCAGCTCTACGACGTGGCCGCGCGGAATCTCGACTCCTACGGGCTCAAGGACGTGGCGCGTCACTTCGGGGTGGCGGCGCCCGCGCGCACGTACCTGCCCGCCGAGGACATTCCCCGCGTGTTCGCCGAGGATCCCGCGCGCCTCATGGCCTATGCCCGCGACGACGTGCTGGAGACGCTCGGCCTCTCCGCCATCCTCTCGCCGCCCTACTTCGTCCAGGCCCAGGCCTTGCCCTTCGACTACGAGTCGGTGGTCCTGCGCGGCAATGCGACGAAGATCGACGCGCTGCTACTCCGCGAGTATCTCCACCGCGGCCAGGCCGTTCCGCGCGCGGGCGCAGGCCGCTCGGTGATGGGCGGATTCACCGCGGTCTACCAGCAGGGGGTGGCGCGGAACGTGCTCCACGTGGACGTGACCTCGCTCTATCCCTCGCTGATGCTGGGCCAGAGCATCATGCCGGCGGGCGACGCCCTCGGTATCTTCGGCGCCATGCTCGGCGATCTGCGCGAGTTCCGCGTCAGCGCCAAACGCCTCGCGCGCGAGGCGACGAGCGAGGCCGACCGCCTCCTGCTGGGGGCGCTGCAGCAGACGTTCAAGATCCTCATCAATTCGTTCTACGGCTATCTCGGCACCGGCTTCGGACACTGGAACGACTTCGAGGCGGCCAACCGGGTCACCGGCGAGGGCCGGCGGCTGGTCACCGGGCTCGTGGACCGGCTGGGCGCCCTCGGGGCGACCGTCATCGAGGTCGACACCGACGGGATCTACTTCGTGCCGCCGGACGCGCTCGCCGCCCCCGAGGCCGAGGACGAGCTGCTCGCGCGGCTCGGCGAGACCTTCCCCGAGTGGATACAGCTCGAGCTGGGCGGCCGCTATCCGGCGATGCTGAGCTACAAGATGAAGAACTACGTGCTGCTCGATCCCGCCGGCAAGCTCCTCATCAAGGGCTCCGGACTCCGCTCGCGCGGCATCGAGCTTTTCCAGCGGCAGTGGATGGAGGAGATGTTCCGTCTCCTCCTCACCGGCCGGCGCGACGAGATCGCCGCGCTCAACCGCCGCTGGGAGGAGGACTTCGTCGCCCGCCGCGTGCCGGTGCGCCAGTTCATGAAGACGGAGACCCTGCAGGAGTCGCCGGGGGCCTACCAGGAGAAGGTGGCGGCGGGCACGCGCAATCCCGGCGCCGCCTACGAGCTGGCGCTCCGCGCCGAGCGCCCCTACCAGGCGGGCGATCAGGTCTCGTACTACGTGACCGGCGAGGGCGTCCGCGTCAAGGTCAATGAGGCGGCGAAGCTCGCAGCGGCGTGGGATCCCGCCGCGCCCGACGAGAACACCGCCTACTACGTCGCGAAGCTGCGTGAGCTCGCCGAGAAATTCCTGCCCTTCGTCGCGCGTGAGGGCCTGGCGGTGGTGGTCGAGGAGCCGGAGGAGGTCGAGGAAGCGGGGCCGGTCCAGACGTCGCTGGATTTTGGGAACTGA